Proteins from a single region of Bogoriella caseilytica:
- a CDS encoding DoxX family protein yields MSRPPRNAVRSLTRWALGSALVFAGIGHLTFAREEFQAQVPPWVPVDDDVTVLASGVAEIGLGAALLSGWRKRAVGHLAAAFFVAVFPGNLSQWKNRRDAFGLDTDRKRLLRLPFQIPLIAAAIWSTRPRRGATAV; encoded by the coding sequence ATGTCTAGGCCCCCACGCAACGCTGTTCGCTCTCTCACCCGCTGGGCACTCGGCAGCGCACTCGTCTTCGCCGGCATCGGCCACCTGACCTTCGCCCGTGAGGAGTTCCAGGCCCAAGTGCCCCCGTGGGTACCGGTCGACGATGACGTCACCGTGCTGGCCTCGGGCGTCGCCGAGATCGGACTCGGCGCAGCGCTGCTCAGCGGATGGAGGAAGCGCGCCGTCGGTCATCTTGCCGCCGCCTTCTTCGTGGCGGTCTTCCCCGGGAACCTCTCGCAGTGGAAGAACCGCCGCGACGCCTTTGGCCTCGACACCGACCGCAAGCGTCTGCTGAGGCTGCCCTTCCAAATCCCTCTCATCGCCGCGGCGATCTGGTCCACGCGCCCCCGCAGGGGCGCGACCGCCGTGTGA
- a CDS encoding nucleotidyltransferase domain-containing protein, translating into MAHLKQQFKDALSSIEPGDDKANAPEAHRLVRDALEADAKLAEYGVDPVLIGSYKRNVSIKRVKDVDVFVRLPDLPSDVTSKDILDRFFTVLHAEFGSDGDGHRRTKRQDRSLQVSFPEYDLYVDAVPARPYWDGETWEIPQKGDEDEWVRTNPEKLTSLSTAMNSAHDGYYVPTVKLLRQTRRSILGSGKKPGGFFIEVATYQAFASGLVSGNDHAEYYVSALEEVSKIINGYVTFGLGVNDPTLAGHTISIRATDDELEAAKTRFAEAAETARDALDEEDEGKAALAFQGLLGKNGDDETVFPMPPGFNEDGSKRASAISAGARTVPAGTRTFG; encoded by the coding sequence ATGGCTCACCTCAAGCAGCAGTTCAAGGATGCGCTGAGCTCCATCGAGCCCGGCGATGACAAGGCCAACGCGCCGGAGGCGCACCGGCTGGTGCGCGATGCACTCGAAGCCGACGCTAAGCTCGCCGAGTACGGAGTGGACCCGGTGCTGATCGGCTCGTACAAGAGGAACGTGTCGATCAAGCGAGTCAAAGACGTTGACGTGTTCGTGCGGCTCCCGGACCTACCGAGCGACGTCACGTCGAAAGACATCCTCGACCGATTCTTCACCGTCCTGCATGCGGAGTTCGGTAGTGATGGCGATGGTCACCGGCGAACGAAGCGTCAGGATCGCAGTTTGCAGGTGTCGTTCCCCGAGTACGACCTGTATGTCGACGCGGTGCCTGCTCGTCCTTACTGGGACGGTGAGACGTGGGAGATCCCGCAGAAGGGCGATGAGGACGAGTGGGTGCGTACCAATCCGGAGAAGCTCACGTCGCTGTCGACCGCAATGAACTCGGCGCATGACGGCTATTACGTTCCCACTGTGAAGCTGCTCCGTCAGACCCGACGTTCGATACTCGGCTCCGGAAAGAAGCCTGGTGGGTTCTTCATCGAGGTCGCGACGTATCAAGCCTTCGCCTCCGGCCTGGTATCGGGCAACGATCATGCAGAGTATTACGTCTCTGCTCTCGAAGAGGTCAGCAAGATCATCAACGGCTACGTCACCTTCGGCCTCGGGGTAAACGACCCCACCCTGGCGGGGCACACCATCAGCATTCGTGCGACAGATGATGAGCTGGAAGCAGCCAAGACTCGTTTCGCTGAGGCTGCGGAAACCGCACGCGACGCGCTCGACGAGGAGGACGAGGGCAAGGCCGCGCTGGCGTTCCAGGGACTGCTGGGCAAGAACGGCGACGACGAGACAGTGTTTCCGATGCCGCCGGGATTCAACGAGGACGGGTCGAAGCGCGCGTCCGCCATCTCGGCTGGCGCACGGACCGTTCCGGCGGGCACGAGGACCTTCGGGTGA
- a CDS encoding SAVED domain-containing protein produces the protein MTRPPTRIELRVDAYETIAFEAANHLPRETGGILLGYQDNGTIVATHALVVEGQGATTNRYVRDDIRADELLQEFLQQRADDDPIGYVGEWHSHPSPSGPSTVDHAAMRATAKVSSTPIALLVFAPGATGAIFGLIARRQRFGKTTTKEAVVSVPPSRFPPLGPLPDGAVRGDGPVFISYRQSDGTAQADALEDLLRAAGLVVWRDHTDLRPGTTTDRLEQALTRGLSAGVLVVTPDIAHSDIVRERELPRLLQLDADPNFSLCIANTITRAGEEVKCDYDAPDRLLRLAPARTLADKKQANMRQPSGEVEIVRDLLMHRVEQRKPIIRAEARDFTIRVQSRPASSALDADEEDLHIRLKPSEDGRLPSRGGLELLQKTLPLTSDAVYTADAKSVRISGGAHLSVGLGVGAALPETKIGRVIVVDPEENAWTSAAPDDDPQTTELTIEPAQIGQDQAAALKHRVAIFVTLTPHADRTAFEQLVNDSADGFDAAEIISLGSTERIDPREAARLSAAIAQQIKKFSASQGRAEVHLAFHGPYTMAVLIGRYLNTLRTVVYEWDGNRKDEPRYKPVLVLEPGVTGGPIADVLP, from the coding sequence ATGACTCGACCACCAACGCGCATCGAACTGCGCGTCGACGCTTACGAGACCATCGCCTTCGAGGCAGCGAACCACCTCCCTCGGGAGACCGGTGGCATCCTGCTCGGCTACCAGGACAACGGCACCATCGTGGCAACTCACGCCCTGGTTGTTGAGGGGCAAGGGGCAACGACGAACAGGTACGTTCGCGACGACATTCGCGCGGACGAGCTCTTGCAGGAGTTTCTGCAGCAACGAGCTGACGACGATCCGATCGGCTACGTCGGTGAGTGGCACAGCCACCCCTCCCCATCTGGACCGAGCACCGTCGATCACGCAGCGATGCGGGCGACCGCCAAGGTTAGTTCCACCCCGATCGCGCTGCTCGTCTTCGCGCCTGGCGCAACCGGTGCGATCTTCGGGCTCATCGCCCGCCGCCAACGGTTCGGGAAGACCACAACGAAGGAAGCAGTAGTCTCTGTCCCTCCTTCAAGATTCCCTCCCCTCGGTCCTTTACCGGACGGTGCCGTCCGCGGCGACGGCCCAGTATTCATCTCCTACCGCCAATCAGACGGCACCGCACAAGCCGACGCCCTCGAAGATCTCCTCCGGGCCGCCGGGCTTGTCGTGTGGAGAGACCACACCGACCTGCGACCCGGCACGACCACCGACCGCCTCGAACAGGCACTCACCCGAGGTCTCTCGGCGGGCGTGCTCGTCGTCACCCCCGACATCGCACACAGCGATATCGTCCGCGAACGCGAACTGCCACGTCTGCTCCAGCTCGACGCCGATCCCAACTTCAGCCTGTGCATCGCGAACACGATCACACGGGCAGGCGAAGAGGTGAAGTGTGACTACGACGCCCCGGATCGGCTCTTGCGACTCGCGCCAGCACGAACCCTGGCTGACAAGAAGCAGGCGAACATGCGCCAGCCGTCTGGCGAAGTCGAGATCGTGCGTGACCTTCTGATGCACCGCGTCGAGCAGCGAAAGCCGATCATTCGCGCAGAGGCACGCGATTTCACGATTCGTGTGCAAAGCCGCCCCGCATCATCTGCCCTTGACGCCGACGAGGAGGACCTTCACATCCGACTCAAACCGTCCGAGGATGGGCGGCTTCCTTCCCGAGGAGGGCTGGAACTGCTCCAGAAGACTCTCCCGCTGACCAGCGATGCCGTGTACACGGCGGACGCAAAGAGCGTGCGTATATCGGGCGGAGCTCACTTGTCAGTCGGCCTCGGAGTTGGCGCGGCGCTGCCTGAAACGAAGATCGGCAGGGTGATCGTGGTCGATCCAGAGGAAAATGCCTGGACATCCGCCGCGCCCGATGACGACCCGCAGACCACCGAGCTGACTATCGAGCCCGCCCAGATAGGGCAGGATCAAGCGGCAGCACTCAAACATCGCGTGGCGATCTTCGTGACCTTGACGCCACATGCAGATCGGACCGCTTTCGAACAGCTTGTGAACGACTCAGCCGATGGATTCGACGCAGCCGAGATCATCTCGCTTGGGAGTACAGAACGAATCGACCCACGAGAGGCAGCTCGTCTCAGCGCGGCCATCGCACAGCAAATCAAGAAATTCTCCGCCAGCCAAGGACGCGCCGAAGTACACCTCGCTTTCCACGGTCCTTACACGATGGCCGTACTCATCGGGCGCTACCTCAATACGCTGCGAACCGTCGTCTATGAATGGGATGGCAACAGGAAGGATGAGCCCCGCTACAAGCCCGTGCTCGTCCTCGAGCCTGGTGTAACGGGCGGACCGATCGCTGACGTCCTCCCGTAA
- a CDS encoding glutathione peroxidase produces the protein MDLADVPVTTLSGESTTFGALSEGKVALVVNVASRCGLSPQYEKLEALHRRFRDRGFTVVGFPSNQFLQELGSSESIAEYCSSTWGVTFPMSEKVKVNGRHAHPLYQQLTTAPDEHGKAGRISWNFEKFLVNPDGRVMRFRPRTEPDAPAIIAAIEEWTGASDV, from the coding sequence ATGGACCTCGCAGATGTTCCCGTCACCACACTGAGCGGAGAATCGACCACCTTCGGCGCGCTCAGCGAGGGCAAGGTGGCGCTGGTGGTCAATGTCGCCTCCCGCTGCGGCCTGAGCCCGCAATACGAGAAGCTCGAGGCACTGCACAGGCGCTTCCGAGACCGCGGCTTCACTGTGGTCGGCTTCCCCAGCAATCAGTTCCTCCAGGAGCTGGGCTCCTCGGAATCGATCGCCGAGTACTGCTCGTCCACCTGGGGCGTGACCTTCCCGATGTCGGAGAAGGTCAAGGTCAACGGCCGCCACGCCCATCCGCTCTACCAGCAGCTCACCACCGCCCCCGATGAGCACGGCAAGGCCGGGAGGATCTCGTGGAACTTCGAGAAGTTCCTCGTCAACCCCGATGGCCGGGTCATGCGATTCCGCCCCCGCACCGAGCCTGACGCGCCGGCGATCATCGCCGCGATCGAGGAATGGACCGGAGCTAGCGATGTCTAG
- a CDS encoding YdcF family protein gives MIWILLVLAALGTGVAAAGVVAMRRDGRRMSALIFILVGAGTALLATALVLAQRGYPTMLYGLAIAAVVVLLLGNLLGYPILVVFLLWSGVTVLRKESRTLGNALALLAGLVLLFLPTTLGLLAPPGVVRDDPAYIARYAAHGSAVLVVGYLAVAFAAFLGASLLYRWRKSPAEPEAIVVLGSGLINGQVPPLLAARLQRALEAQRAQRETPTIITSGGQGPDEPRPEGLVMRNYLIEHGAVPDRVLAETESRNTAENLRLSRELLPAPESPILVVTSSYHVFRAALLTRTLGLRAHVIGARTAWYYLPSAVLREFVGVLRDRWRWHAIAVTLLVAFATAFSIVVVPLMGPPPGT, from the coding sequence ATGATCTGGATCCTGCTGGTGCTCGCGGCACTCGGCACAGGCGTTGCCGCGGCCGGAGTCGTCGCCATGCGCCGGGACGGCCGACGCATGAGCGCTCTGATCTTCATACTCGTCGGCGCCGGGACAGCCCTGCTGGCCACAGCCCTGGTCCTGGCCCAGCGGGGGTATCCGACGATGCTCTACGGACTCGCCATCGCGGCGGTCGTGGTGCTGCTGCTAGGCAACCTCCTCGGATACCCGATTCTCGTCGTCTTTCTGCTGTGGAGTGGCGTGACAGTCCTGCGCAAGGAGTCGAGGACCTTGGGCAACGCTCTCGCACTCCTGGCCGGGCTTGTGCTCCTGTTCCTGCCGACCACGCTCGGCCTGCTTGCTCCCCCGGGGGTAGTGCGCGACGATCCGGCCTATATCGCCCGGTATGCCGCCCATGGCTCCGCGGTGTTGGTGGTGGGCTACCTCGCCGTGGCCTTCGCCGCCTTCCTCGGAGCTTCGCTGCTGTACCGGTGGCGCAAGAGCCCTGCGGAGCCCGAAGCGATCGTCGTCCTCGGATCCGGGCTGATCAATGGGCAGGTGCCGCCACTCCTGGCGGCCCGGTTGCAACGCGCCCTCGAGGCCCAACGGGCACAGCGTGAGACGCCGACGATCATCACCAGTGGTGGCCAAGGCCCCGATGAGCCCCGCCCCGAGGGCCTGGTCATGCGGAACTACCTCATCGAGCACGGGGCCGTCCCAGATCGCGTGCTCGCCGAGACCGAGTCGCGCAACACCGCCGAGAATCTGCGACTCTCCCGCGAGCTGCTCCCAGCACCCGAGTCTCCGATCCTTGTGGTCACGAGTAGCTATCACGTCTTCCGGGCAGCGCTGCTGACACGCACCCTGGGGCTTCGCGCCCACGTCATCGGAGCCCGGACTGCCTGGTACTACCTGCCCAGTGCGGTGCTGCGGGAGTTCGTCGGCGTGCTGCGCGACCGCTGGCGGTGGCATGCCATCGCCGTCACCCTCCTCGTCGCGTTCGCGACGGCGTTCTCGATCGTCGTGGTTCCCCTGATGGGCCCGCCGCCGGGGACCTGA
- a CDS encoding dihydrofolate reductase family protein: MSTTRKLVVTQNVTLDGSIEMLDPWFSPEAGSDTDDLFEEMARQDETHDAVLFGRRTFEDMRGYWPHQSDDQTGIAQSLNSVTKYVVSSTLDDPGWQGSVVLRGDPIEEVRALKDAAGQDIVCTGSISLVHALVPSGLIDEYRLFVYPAVQGRGRRLFPAGSAVPRLELLRTRSFRSGVVLTTYRPH; this comes from the coding sequence ATGAGCACTACGCGCAAACTGGTGGTCACCCAGAACGTCACGCTGGACGGTTCGATCGAAATGCTCGATCCCTGGTTCTCCCCTGAGGCCGGCAGCGATACCGATGACCTCTTCGAGGAGATGGCCCGCCAGGACGAAACTCACGACGCAGTCCTCTTTGGACGCCGGACCTTCGAGGACATGCGCGGATACTGGCCGCACCAGAGCGATGACCAGACGGGCATCGCCCAGAGCTTGAACTCCGTCACGAAGTACGTGGTGAGTTCCACTCTCGATGATCCCGGTTGGCAGGGCTCCGTTGTGTTGCGAGGGGACCCCATCGAGGAGGTTCGCGCGCTGAAAGACGCAGCCGGGCAGGACATCGTCTGCACGGGCAGCATCAGCCTCGTTCACGCCCTCGTTCCCTCAGGCCTCATCGATGAGTACCGGCTCTTTGTTTACCCCGCTGTGCAGGGTCGTGGCCGGCGGCTCTTTCCCGCAGGGTCCGCGGTGCCCAGGCTCGAACTCCTGCGAACCAGGTCCTTTCGATCCGGCGTCGTCCTCACCACCTATCGTCCGCATTGA
- a CDS encoding TIGR02391 family protein, giving the protein MTNVISAFPLGTIEGVSKIVGDLYSGTELTRIMAEVPLRSDPGEGHTKWRRLAHAVSSNQAKTGNGNALIALVRAAMRAERTLDRKSRADIARDELNQVLSLVSLKVLADGRVATAKRASTDTEALARSERLYKILEQSGAHAEVLTYCREDLVRADYYEAVFEAIKGLGARIRSQTGVDADGYGLIEKTMAGSSPPLRINGGRTRTERDEQLGIANLAKGLFSAFRNPVAHEPKLHWTMSELDALDVLGTLSMIHRRLDAAISRNGEGA; this is encoded by the coding sequence GTGACCAATGTGATCAGCGCCTTTCCCCTCGGGACCATTGAGGGCGTCTCCAAGATTGTCGGTGACCTTTACAGCGGCACCGAACTCACACGCATCATGGCCGAAGTGCCGCTTCGCTCTGACCCCGGCGAAGGTCACACCAAGTGGCGCCGACTCGCCCACGCCGTCTCCAGTAATCAAGCGAAGACCGGTAACGGGAATGCGCTGATCGCTCTTGTTCGGGCGGCAATGCGAGCGGAGCGCACGCTCGATCGCAAGTCTCGTGCAGACATCGCACGCGATGAACTCAATCAGGTTCTATCGCTAGTGAGCCTCAAAGTGCTCGCCGACGGACGAGTAGCAACGGCCAAGAGGGCGTCCACCGATACTGAGGCGCTGGCTCGCTCGGAACGGCTCTACAAGATTCTCGAACAAAGCGGAGCGCATGCCGAGGTACTTACATACTGTCGAGAAGACCTCGTCCGCGCGGACTACTACGAAGCGGTCTTCGAGGCGATCAAGGGTTTGGGGGCACGGATTCGTTCTCAGACCGGCGTTGATGCCGATGGATACGGCCTCATCGAGAAGACGATGGCCGGCTCAAGCCCACCACTCAGGATCAACGGGGGGCGAACCCGCACCGAGCGAGATGAGCAACTCGGTATAGCCAACCTCGCGAAAGGGCTGTTCAGCGCCTTCCGGAACCCAGTGGCCCACGAGCCCAAGTTGCACTGGACGATGAGCGAACTGGACGCTCTTGACGTTCTGGGAACGCTGTCCATGATCCATCGTCGGCTGGACGCAGCGATCTCGCGGAACGGTGAGGGCGCCTGA
- a CDS encoding HesA/MoeB/ThiF family protein, translating to MTLTEYDDYVAYSRQHFEEGLIRAGFTEDDHGWRGTIVHPGGATEVLMTLRSRYPFHPPRVVPLDSDAVAWSWHRELDGALCLVAEDDHDGLWWTEAPAFLEHVTAWFEQAAAGWPDDRPDLDLDRYFKPSEDERLYLYDDLTRYPSGFVRFRPAANNLMRIAGGAKPAKSSKHSKDRFGYVANLGNVDVPPRSWDDISARINPSVDLDRRIRNHTIEIVVLIYSRGSHEGAITLEVWPTIGGGVAVRRLSSGADTDAAKSARSGLLAPELRGRRVAIVGVGALGSFVADMLVRSGVHNLTLLDGDVVMPGNLVRHLVGPEAVGRSKVEAVKQHLVDRSGIAAADIAVIDHSLTSGDEAVELLGDHDLVVNATADFATTALLHVTARALSRRIVSAAIQNGGTSYRIDVLPPLDGAEPLPPSSVVVDQPESELFEAGCGSPISPTPPYAVIEAAAATVRHAVGLLVDRPLHPAGETRDLSIGAVRSHE from the coding sequence GTGACCCTCACCGAGTACGACGACTACGTCGCATACTCACGACAGCACTTCGAGGAAGGGCTGATCCGAGCCGGCTTCACGGAGGATGACCACGGCTGGCGAGGGACAATCGTTCACCCTGGCGGTGCAACCGAGGTTCTCATGACGCTGCGTTCCCGCTACCCCTTTCACCCTCCTCGCGTGGTTCCGCTCGACTCAGATGCGGTCGCGTGGTCCTGGCACAGGGAGTTGGACGGGGCGCTGTGCTTGGTCGCCGAAGACGATCACGACGGACTGTGGTGGACGGAAGCGCCAGCGTTCCTCGAACACGTCACTGCCTGGTTCGAACAGGCGGCAGCAGGCTGGCCAGACGATCGACCCGACCTAGACCTCGACCGTTACTTCAAGCCCTCCGAGGATGAGCGGCTTTATCTCTACGATGACCTGACCCGATATCCCAGCGGATTCGTTCGGTTCCGCCCGGCAGCGAACAACCTGATGCGAATCGCCGGCGGCGCCAAGCCAGCGAAATCCTCGAAGCACAGCAAGGATCGCTTCGGATACGTTGCCAACCTCGGCAATGTAGACGTGCCCCCAAGATCATGGGACGACATCTCCGCTCGCATCAACCCCAGCGTCGACCTGGACCGCAGAATCCGCAACCACACGATCGAGATCGTGGTGCTGATCTACAGCCGGGGCTCTCACGAGGGCGCAATCACACTCGAAGTGTGGCCCACGATAGGTGGCGGCGTCGCGGTCAGACGCCTGAGCTCGGGTGCCGACACCGATGCCGCCAAGTCCGCACGCTCAGGTCTGCTTGCTCCTGAACTCCGCGGACGTCGAGTAGCGATTGTGGGCGTCGGAGCCCTCGGCTCGTTCGTCGCGGACATGCTCGTGCGCTCCGGTGTTCACAATCTCACCCTGCTCGATGGCGACGTCGTTATGCCCGGAAATCTTGTCCGTCACCTTGTCGGCCCTGAGGCTGTGGGGCGGTCAAAGGTTGAGGCGGTCAAGCAGCATCTGGTTGACCGCAGTGGGATTGCAGCCGCCGACATTGCGGTGATCGATCACTCACTCACCTCGGGCGACGAGGCTGTCGAGCTTCTCGGAGACCACGATCTCGTGGTGAACGCGACCGCCGATTTCGCCACCACTGCACTTCTCCACGTCACTGCACGGGCATTGTCCAGGCGAATCGTCTCAGCGGCGATTCAGAACGGCGGCACGAGCTACCGAATCGATGTGCTGCCACCGCTCGACGGAGCTGAACCGTTGCCGCCCTCGTCAGTCGTTGTCGATCAGCCTGAGTCTGAACTGTTCGAAGCTGGCTGTGGCAGTCCAATCTCTCCGACGCCCCCTTACGCGGTGATCGAGGCGGCCGCAGCGACCGTGCGCCACGCCGTCGGCCTGCTCGTTGATCGCCCTCTCCACCCAGCGGGGGAAACGCGAGACCTGTCGATCGGCGCAGTGAGGAGTCACGAATGA
- a CDS encoding HEAT repeat domain-containing protein, with translation MAGKAQWREDLAELDRSSWPEFLDEHSGLPGPRANIDLAMAVAEVADAELVESLLASGDEYRIFCGTLALGVRAAEPGVEARLRMLATDERWRVREAVAIGLQRLGDADLAALESLVLDWAGDADPLVQRAAAAAICEPRLLRSPQAAAVAIDVCRLATTSLAGRPQSTRREPGVRSLRQGLGYCWSVAVAADPDPGLAAFGALDGRDPDLVWIISQNRRKKRLARLLDQSELASSHQPHRTAG, from the coding sequence ATGGCCGGGAAAGCGCAGTGGCGTGAAGACCTCGCGGAACTCGACCGCTCATCATGGCCGGAGTTCCTCGACGAGCACTCCGGGCTCCCGGGCCCGCGCGCCAACATCGATCTGGCGATGGCCGTCGCAGAGGTCGCCGATGCCGAGTTGGTCGAGTCACTGCTCGCCAGCGGCGACGAGTACCGGATCTTCTGCGGAACCCTGGCCCTCGGCGTCCGTGCCGCTGAACCAGGGGTGGAAGCCAGGCTGCGGATGCTCGCGACCGATGAACGCTGGAGAGTGCGCGAGGCGGTCGCTATCGGGCTGCAGCGCCTCGGCGATGCCGATCTCGCCGCGCTGGAGTCGCTGGTGCTGGACTGGGCCGGCGATGCCGATCCCTTGGTCCAGCGGGCAGCAGCAGCCGCGATCTGCGAACCCCGCCTGCTGCGCTCACCACAGGCCGCCGCGGTGGCGATCGACGTGTGCCGCCTCGCGACGACGAGCCTGGCCGGGCGGCCACAGTCCACGCGCCGTGAGCCGGGTGTGCGCTCCCTCCGGCAAGGGCTCGGCTATTGCTGGAGTGTGGCCGTCGCTGCCGACCCCGATCCTGGCCTGGCCGCTTTCGGCGCGCTCGACGGGCGGGATCCCGACCTCGTTTGGATCATCTCGCAGAACCGGCGCAAGAAGAGACTTGCCCGCCTCCTCGACCAGAGTGAGCTCGCCTCTTCACACCAGCCGCATCGAACTGCCGGCTGA
- a CDS encoding helix-turn-helix domain-containing protein, whose translation MAKTTIKTAALYSALDAARQERQLSWRALAGEVGVSPSLLSRLGNGLKPDTDGFATIIAWLRLPAEDFFDHEGQHDNAREPDLMAQLAPLLRARKDLSETDVKYLQQVIGATIERARAQG comes from the coding sequence ATGGCCAAGACCACGATCAAGACGGCCGCGCTGTACTCCGCCCTAGACGCCGCGCGTCAAGAGAGGCAGCTTTCTTGGCGAGCGCTCGCCGGTGAAGTAGGGGTGAGTCCCTCGTTACTCTCCCGGCTCGGCAACGGCCTCAAACCGGACACCGACGGCTTCGCCACGATCATTGCCTGGCTCCGACTCCCGGCCGAGGACTTCTTCGACCACGAGGGGCAGCACGACAACGCACGTGAGCCCGACCTCATGGCGCAGCTCGCACCGCTCCTGCGCGCCCGGAAGGATCTCAGCGAGACCGACGTCAAGTACCTGCAACAGGTCATCGGTGCGACCATCGAACGTGCACGGGCTCAGGGATGA
- a CDS encoding ImmA/IrrE family metallo-endopeptidase, with protein sequence MRRGFKTEAKSLALELRAEIGLDAHAPFDPYAFASEYGIPVVQLSDLDGVARDHFLRADGSALSGALIPNGSGVVILENDAQPLTRRRTTMCHELAHVVLEHEFGVSLSDERKCGLGGDQEAEADWLSGEMLIPNDGAFRLARANATDEEAADAYDVSLAIARWRMNHSGARKVMQRARAKWV encoded by the coding sequence GTGCGTCGAGGATTCAAGACCGAGGCGAAGAGCCTCGCGCTGGAGCTACGGGCCGAGATCGGCCTCGACGCGCATGCGCCTTTCGACCCCTACGCCTTCGCTTCTGAGTACGGCATCCCGGTCGTCCAGCTCAGTGACCTTGATGGTGTCGCGCGTGATCACTTCCTGCGAGCGGACGGAAGCGCACTGTCCGGGGCGCTGATCCCAAACGGGAGTGGCGTGGTCATCCTGGAGAACGATGCTCAGCCCTTGACTCGTCGTCGCACCACCATGTGCCACGAACTCGCCCACGTCGTCCTGGAGCACGAGTTCGGCGTTTCGCTTTCCGACGAGAGGAAGTGTGGGCTCGGCGGCGACCAAGAAGCCGAAGCCGACTGGCTCTCGGGGGAGATGCTGATCCCCAACGACGGAGCATTCCGGCTCGCCCGAGCGAACGCCACCGACGAGGAGGCAGCGGATGCCTACGACGTCAGCCTCGCGATCGCCCGCTGGAGAATGAACCATAGCGGAGCGCGCAAGGTGATGCAGCGGGCCCGCGCCAAGTGGGTGTGA